From one Rhizobium sp. CIAT894 genomic stretch:
- the lpxD gene encoding UDP-3-O-(3-hydroxymyristoyl)glucosamine N-acyltransferase, whose translation MEQNVFFLPHEGLKLAELAEFLGAELANSDHSDVVVRSVAPVNRARAGDLCYILSRRNRDELMTCEASAVICDKALADLVPEHIPVILTSNPHAAFAMAGGLLYPAALRPVVFPSGESEIAPSAVIDPSAKLEKGVIVEPLAVIGPHAEIGEGTRIGAHSIIGPGVKIGRDCSIAAGASILCALIGNGVIIHNGVRIGQDGFGYAPGPRGMIKIVQIGRVIIQDKVEIGANTTVDRGAMDDTVIGEGTKIDNQVQIGHNVQIGRHCAIVSQVGIAGSTKIGNGVQIGGQAGIKGHVTIGDGVQIAAKSGIMTDLPAGGQYGGVPARPLKDYLREAALQVSKSKLRGKNPGGKQND comes from the coding sequence ATGGAGCAAAACGTTTTTTTTCTGCCCCATGAAGGTCTGAAGCTCGCTGAGCTTGCAGAGTTTCTTGGGGCGGAACTCGCCAATTCCGATCATTCAGATGTTGTCGTCAGGTCCGTAGCGCCCGTCAACCGGGCGCGGGCGGGCGATCTCTGTTATATCCTGTCGCGCCGCAACCGCGATGAACTGATGACATGCGAAGCCTCGGCGGTGATCTGCGACAAGGCGCTCGCCGATCTCGTTCCCGAGCATATCCCGGTCATCCTGACCTCCAATCCGCATGCGGCCTTCGCCATGGCGGGCGGTCTGCTTTATCCCGCTGCATTGCGCCCGGTCGTTTTTCCGTCGGGCGAAAGCGAAATCGCACCCAGCGCGGTGATCGACCCGAGCGCGAAACTCGAAAAGGGCGTGATCGTCGAGCCGCTGGCCGTTATCGGCCCGCATGCCGAGATCGGCGAAGGGACTCGGATCGGCGCACACAGCATTATTGGTCCGGGCGTCAAGATCGGCCGCGATTGTTCGATCGCAGCCGGTGCGAGCATTCTCTGCGCGCTGATCGGCAATGGCGTCATCATCCACAACGGTGTGCGCATCGGCCAGGATGGTTTCGGTTATGCACCGGGTCCGCGCGGCATGATCAAGATCGTCCAGATCGGCCGGGTGATCATCCAGGACAAGGTCGAGATCGGCGCCAATACCACGGTCGACCGCGGCGCCATGGACGACACGGTCATCGGCGAAGGCACCAAGATCGATAACCAGGTCCAGATCGGCCACAACGTTCAGATCGGCCGCCATTGCGCCATCGTTTCGCAGGTGGGCATCGCCGGTAGCACGAAGATCGGCAACGGCGTGCAGATCGGCGGCCAGGCCGGGATCAAGGGTCACGTGACGATCGGTGACGGCGTGCAGATCGCCGCCAAAAGCGGTATCATGACCGATCTTCCCGCCGGCGGACAATATGGCGGTGTCCCGGCACGGCCGCTAAAAGACTATCTGAGAGAGGCCGCACTGCAGGTGTCGAAAAGCAAGCTGCGCGGAAAGAACCCTGGAGGCAAGCAAAATGACTGA
- a CDS encoding phosphatidate cytidylyltransferase — protein sequence MQRELKLRIVSGLILAAIVLAATWYGGFAFRILAAVIGLLIYYEWSKITGIVRDWVSNTVGWIGQAAIASLVLVGHFEFAAGMLVGVTAVGIALIILHGTSRWLPVGLFYAGATGLALAAIRSDDQPGLYAMLFIFAVVWATDILAYFVGRALGGPKLAPSISPGKTWSGAIGGAVSAVAAGVVLIHFLIPGAEIIAAGAALVLSVCSQSGDLFESFIKRKFGVKDSSRLIPGHGGVMDRVDGLIFACFSAFLLAGAFSLIKGAEMTSLGAALFGL from the coding sequence ATGCAAAGGGAATTGAAGCTCCGCATCGTTTCAGGACTTATTCTGGCGGCCATCGTTCTTGCCGCCACCTGGTACGGCGGGTTTGCCTTCCGCATCCTGGCGGCCGTGATCGGCCTGCTGATCTATTACGAATGGTCCAAGATAACGGGTATCGTGCGTGATTGGGTCTCCAATACCGTTGGCTGGATCGGCCAGGCGGCAATCGCCTCCCTCGTGCTCGTCGGCCATTTCGAATTTGCCGCCGGCATGCTGGTCGGCGTCACGGCCGTCGGCATAGCGCTGATCATCCTGCACGGCACCAGCCGCTGGTTGCCGGTGGGGTTGTTTTATGCCGGCGCCACCGGTCTGGCGCTCGCCGCTATCAGAAGCGATGATCAGCCCGGCCTTTACGCCATGCTCTTCATCTTTGCCGTCGTCTGGGCAACCGACATCCTCGCCTATTTCGTCGGCAGGGCGCTTGGCGGACCGAAGCTCGCCCCTTCGATCTCGCCGGGAAAAACATGGTCGGGCGCCATCGGCGGCGCCGTTTCGGCGGTCGCAGCCGGCGTCGTTCTTATCCACTTTCTCATTCCGGGCGCCGAAATCATTGCCGCCGGTGCAGCGCTCGTTCTCTCGGTTTGCAGCCAGTCCGGAGATCTGTTCGAATCCTTCATCAAGCGAAAATTCGGCGTCAAGGATTCAAGCCGCCTCATTCCGGGTCATGGCGGCGTCATGGACCGTGTCGACGGACTGATTTTTGCCTGTTTCTCGGCGTTCTTGCTTGCTGGAGCTTTTTCCTTGATAAAGGGGGCCGAAATGACGTCGCTCGGTGCGGCATTGTTCGGTCTCTGA
- the fabZ gene encoding 3-hydroxyacyl-ACP dehydratase FabZ has product MTEEATTTLSSADIIEIMKLLPHRYPFLMVDKIIEIDGDNSAIGIKNVTVNEPHFTGHFPEAPIMPGVLLIEGMAQTAGAICAKKEGQPGNLVYFMTIENARFRKPVVPGDRVEFHVKKHKQRGNIWKFHCDAKVDGALVAEADIGAMIVRKDQA; this is encoded by the coding sequence ATGACTGAGGAAGCCACGACAACGCTTTCTTCGGCTGACATCATTGAGATCATGAAGCTGCTGCCGCACCGGTATCCGTTTCTCATGGTCGACAAGATTATCGAGATCGACGGCGACAACAGCGCGATCGGCATCAAGAACGTCACGGTGAACGAACCGCATTTCACCGGCCATTTTCCGGAAGCGCCGATCATGCCCGGCGTTTTGTTGATCGAGGGCATGGCGCAGACCGCCGGTGCGATCTGTGCCAAGAAGGAAGGCCAGCCCGGCAACCTCGTCTACTTCATGACCATCGAGAATGCGCGTTTTCGCAAGCCTGTGGTCCCCGGCGATCGCGTCGAATTCCATGTCAAGAAGCACAAGCAGCGCGGCAATATCTGGAAATTCCATTGCGACGCCAAGGTTGACGGCGCGCTTGTCGCCGAAGCCGATATCG
- the bamA gene encoding outer membrane protein assembly factor BamA produces the protein MKAGSKFLNAVSAVALSASVVASGAGALTFVSATAAEAAVIQRIDVRGASRVGAEAVRSNLTIAPGKSFSNTDIDASVKQLYGTGYFSDVKISVSGSTLVVNVQEAQLVNQVVFNGNRKIKDDKLATIVQTHAAGPYSDTQIQADIQSIKEAYAATGRSEVEVTTQVVPLGEGRVNLAFVINEGDRTKIDSINFVGNNAYSAGRLAAVIQTKRSNFLSFLTRKDVYNEDKLHADEEALRQFYYNRGYADMRIVSSDATFDDATNKYTLTFNIEEGQRYDFGPVTVQSTVEGVGSEQLQPLVRTKEGHLYSAKEVQKSIEAISDQVASAGYPFARVTPRGNRDLNNNTIGVEYLVDQGERAYVERIEIRGNSRTRDYVIRREFDMSEGDAFNQQMITKAKRRLEALGYFSSVNISTQPGSSPDRVVVVVDVQDQSTGSFGVGAGYAAGGDGLLLEASIEEKNFLGRGQYIRISAGGGQEGSRAYGVSFTEPYFLGYRLAAGFDVNHSETSSNDHYDYEETSVVLRVTAPITEDLATTFRYNYKQMKYDADSSDLSDLSAPYQHLVEDSPWTRSSISQTLTYNTLDDTVLPREGIYATATQEIAGLGGDSQFYKIYGKARYYHLLADDADIIGSVSASAGYVVGFGEHLNVFDQFTLTNGDIRGFENKGIGPRVSGTNDDPLGGTTYFTASAEATFPMPGFPRDFNLRGAVFADAGTLFGNDVDLRGDGIEGEDASLRASVGVGVVWQSPFGSLRLDYAIPVLKEDFDKTQNFKFGINNQF, from the coding sequence ATGAAGGCTGGTTCAAAGTTTTTGAACGCAGTATCGGCGGTTGCGCTGTCTGCTAGTGTTGTTGCTTCGGGCGCAGGTGCTTTGACGTTCGTTTCCGCTACGGCCGCCGAGGCCGCGGTCATTCAGCGCATCGATGTGCGCGGCGCCAGCCGCGTCGGCGCGGAAGCTGTCCGTTCGAACCTCACCATCGCTCCCGGAAAGAGTTTTTCGAACACCGATATCGATGCCTCGGTCAAGCAGCTTTATGGGACGGGTTATTTTTCCGACGTCAAGATCTCGGTCTCCGGCAGCACGCTCGTCGTCAATGTCCAGGAAGCCCAGCTGGTCAACCAGGTCGTCTTCAACGGCAACCGCAAGATCAAGGACGACAAGCTCGCGACGATCGTCCAGACCCACGCTGCCGGCCCCTACAGCGACACCCAGATCCAGGCCGACATTCAGTCGATCAAGGAAGCTTATGCTGCCACCGGCCGCAGCGAGGTCGAAGTGACGACGCAAGTGGTGCCGCTCGGCGAAGGCCGCGTCAACCTTGCTTTCGTCATCAACGAGGGCGACCGCACCAAGATCGATTCGATCAACTTCGTCGGCAACAATGCCTACAGCGCCGGCCGCCTGGCTGCCGTCATTCAGACCAAGCGGTCGAACTTCCTGTCGTTCCTCACCCGCAAGGACGTCTATAACGAAGACAAGCTGCATGCCGACGAGGAAGCGCTGCGTCAGTTCTATTACAATCGCGGCTACGCCGACATGCGCATCGTTTCTTCCGATGCCACGTTTGACGACGCGACCAACAAGTACACGCTTACCTTCAACATCGAGGAAGGCCAGCGTTACGACTTCGGCCCGGTAACCGTCCAGTCCACGGTCGAAGGCGTCGGCTCCGAGCAACTGCAGCCGCTCGTGCGCACGAAGGAGGGGCACCTCTACAGCGCCAAGGAAGTGCAGAAGTCGATCGAGGCGATCTCCGATCAGGTGGCCTCTGCCGGTTATCCCTTTGCGCGTGTCACGCCGCGCGGTAACCGCGACCTCAACAACAACACGATCGGTGTCGAATACCTGGTCGACCAGGGCGAGCGCGCCTATGTCGAGCGCATCGAGATCCGTGGCAACAGCCGCACGCGCGACTACGTGATCCGCCGCGAATTCGACATGAGCGAAGGCGACGCCTTCAACCAGCAGATGATCACCAAGGCCAAGCGCCGCCTCGAAGCGCTCGGTTACTTCTCTTCCGTCAACATCTCCACCCAGCCCGGCAGCTCGCCGGATCGCGTCGTGGTGGTCGTCGACGTGCAGGATCAGTCCACAGGTTCGTTCGGTGTCGGCGCGGGTTATGCTGCCGGCGGCGACGGTCTGCTGCTTGAGGCATCGATCGAAGAAAAGAACTTCCTCGGCCGCGGTCAGTACATCCGCATCTCGGCCGGCGGCGGTCAGGAAGGTTCGCGCGCCTACGGCGTCAGCTTCACCGAGCCCTATTTCCTTGGTTACCGCTTGGCGGCAGGCTTCGACGTCAACCACAGCGAAACGTCGAGCAACGACCACTACGATTATGAGGAAACCAGCGTCGTCCTGCGCGTCACTGCGCCGATCACCGAGGATCTGGCGACGACCTTCCGTTACAACTACAAGCAGATGAAGTACGACGCTGATAGCAGCGATCTTTCCGATCTGTCTGCGCCGTATCAGCACCTCGTCGAGGACAGCCCCTGGACGCGTTCGTCCATCTCGCAGACGCTGACCTATAACACGCTCGACGATACGGTCCTGCCGCGCGAAGGCATCTACGCGACGGCGACGCAGGAAATTGCCGGTCTCGGCGGCGACTCGCAGTTCTACAAGATCTACGGCAAGGCCCGTTACTACCACCTGCTCGCCGACGATGCCGATATCATCGGCTCGGTTTCGGCCTCGGCGGGTTATGTCGTCGGCTTCGGAGAGCATCTGAATGTCTTCGACCAGTTCACCCTGACCAACGGCGATATTCGCGGCTTCGAAAACAAGGGTATCGGCCCGCGCGTTTCCGGCACTAACGACGATCCGCTGGGTGGCACGACTTACTTCACGGCATCGGCCGAAGCGACCTTCCCGATGCCGGGCTTCCCGCGTGACTTCAACCTGCGCGGCGCAGTCTTCGCCGACGCCGGCACGTTGTTCGGCAATGATGTTGACCTGAGGGGCGACGGCATCGAAGGCGAAGACGCCTCCCTGCGCGCTTCCGTCGGTGTCGGCGTTGTCTGGCAGTCTCCCTTCGGTTCATTGCGCCTGGATTACGCGATCCCGGTTCTCAAGGAAGACTTCGACAAGACGCAGAACTTCAAGTTTGGCATCAACAACCAATTCTGA
- the rseP gene encoding RIP metalloprotease RseP — MDVMAGIYAFLMGNIVTFILVLSLLVFVHEMGHYLVGRWSGIRILAFSVGFGPELFGFTDRHGTRWKISVVPLGGYVRFFGDEDASSKPDNEGIAAMSEEDRARSFAGAKLWKRAATVAAGPIANFLLAIAIFTILFSVYGRTIADPVVAEVTPEGAAAAAGVLPGDLLVAIDGNKVETFDDVRRYVGIRPSQNIVVTIERAGQKLDLPMVPKRVDQTDQFGNKIEMGQIGIITNQQAGNFRLQTYTPLQALREGVIQTRDIVTGTFKYIGNIFAGTMRADQLGGPIRVAQASGQMATLGIGAVLQLAAMLSVSIGLLNLMPVPVLDGGHLMFYAVEAVRGKPLGSAAQEIAFRIGLAMILTLMVFTTWNDIGSWIG; from the coding sequence ATGGACGTGATGGCTGGTATATACGCATTCCTGATGGGGAATATCGTCACCTTCATCCTCGTGCTCTCGCTGCTCGTCTTCGTGCATGAGATGGGTCATTACCTCGTCGGGCGCTGGAGCGGCATCCGCATCCTTGCTTTTTCCGTCGGCTTCGGCCCGGAGCTATTCGGCTTCACAGACCGCCATGGAACGCGCTGGAAGATTTCGGTGGTCCCGCTTGGCGGCTACGTCCGTTTCTTCGGCGACGAGGATGCGTCCAGCAAGCCCGACAACGAGGGGATCGCCGCCATGTCCGAGGAGGACAGGGCGCGCTCCTTTGCCGGCGCCAAACTGTGGAAACGCGCTGCGACCGTTGCGGCGGGCCCGATCGCCAATTTTCTGCTGGCGATCGCCATCTTCACCATCCTTTTCTCCGTCTATGGCCGCACGATCGCCGATCCTGTCGTCGCCGAGGTCACGCCGGAGGGTGCGGCTGCCGCCGCCGGCGTCCTTCCAGGCGATCTCCTGGTCGCCATCGACGGCAACAAGGTCGAGACCTTCGACGACGTGCGCCGCTATGTCGGCATCCGCCCGAGCCAGAACATCGTCGTGACGATCGAGCGCGCCGGCCAGAAGCTCGACCTGCCGATGGTGCCGAAGCGCGTAGACCAGACGGACCAGTTCGGCAACAAGATCGAGATGGGCCAGATCGGCATCATCACCAACCAGCAGGCCGGCAATTTCCGCCTGCAGACCTACACGCCGCTCCAGGCGCTGCGGGAGGGCGTGATCCAGACCCGGGATATCGTCACCGGCACCTTCAAATATATCGGCAATATCTTCGCCGGAACGATGCGGGCCGACCAGCTGGGCGGGCCGATCCGCGTGGCGCAAGCTTCGGGCCAGATGGCCACGCTTGGTATAGGGGCAGTGTTGCAGCTTGCCGCCATGCTGTCGGTTTCGATAGGATTGCTTAACCTGATGCCGGTACCGGTACTTGATGGCGGCCATCTGATGTTCTATGCGGTGGAGGCGGTGAGGGGCAAACCCCTGGGCTCCGCGGCCCAGGAAATTGCATTTCGCATCGGCCTGGCGATGATACTGACATTGATGGTCTTCACGACCTGGAACGACATTGGCTCATGGATAGGGTAA